From a single Pseudomonas sp. A34-9 genomic region:
- a CDS encoding HU family DNA-binding protein — protein sequence MNKSELIDAIAASADIPKAAAGRALDAVIESVTGALKAGDSVVLVGFGTFSVTDRPARTGRNPQTGKTLEIPAAKKPGFKAGKALKEAVN from the coding sequence GTGAACAAGTCGGAACTGATTGATGCTATCGCTGCATCCGCTGATATCCCGAAAGCTGCTGCTGGCCGTGCGCTGGACGCTGTAATCGAATCCGTCACTGGCGCTCTGAAGGCTGGCGACTCCGTTGTTCTGGTTGGTTTCGGTACTTTCTCCGTGACGGACCGTCCGGCTCGTACCGGTCGTAACCCTCAGACCGGCAAGACTCTGGAAATCCCGGCTGCCAAGAAGCCAGGTTTCAAAGCCGGTAAAGCACTGAAAGAAGCTGTTAACTAA